In Geotoga petraea, the genomic stretch AGAAGAAAAAGTAGAGAAGAGATATGATATAGGAGAGATAAAAGAAATAAAAATAAAAGATTTAGATTTTTCATATGGAGAAAAAGAAATATTCAACAAAGTAAATATAACAATAAAAAAAGGAGAAAAAGTAGCAATAATAGGAAAAAGTGGAGAAGGCAAAACCACATTTATAAAACTAATAACAGGAAATGAAACGCCTGAAAAAGGAGAAACGTTAATAAATGATAAGCCAACAAATGAAATAAAAAATATATATGAAAAGATAGGTGTATTAAGTCAAAATAGTCATATATTCAATAGGAGTATAAAAGAAAACATAACGATGGGAAGAGAAATATCAGAAGAAAAATTGAACAATATACTTCATATAACAGGAGTAGAAAAATTTATAAATGAGAAAACAGTAGGACAAAACGGGAAAAACTTATCTGGAGGTCAAAGGGTAAGAGTAGCTCTTGCAAGAAT encodes the following:
- a CDS encoding ATP-binding cassette domain-containing protein; this encodes EEKVEKRYDIGEIKEIKIKDLDFSYGEKEIFNKVNITIKKGEKVAIIGKSGEGKTTFIKLITGNETPEKGETLINDKPTNEIKNIYEKIGVLSQNSHIFNRSIKENITMGREISEEKLNNILHITGVEKFINEKTVGQNGKNLSGGQRVRVALARMMISDPEVVILDEPLEGVDKIREEEVIKNIKKYTKDKTVIIISHRFSILNMAKRIIGIENGKVVLDGEKEEALKNKTILKDFFDAENRMTVMKKGEDVIE